TTCCGCCAAGAAACTAAATTTTATTTACCCACGTCCGAAAACATTTCCGAATCTGGCAGATGTAGAAAAGGCAAAATCGCAGGGCAGAAATGTTGTCGTTCGATTCTGTATGCCTGATGAGGAGGTGCTCGTTCAGGATATTGTCCGCGGCGAAGTCAAATTTGCCGGCAAAGACCTAAGCGATTTTATCATTCTCAAAAGCGATGGCTTCCCGACATATCATCTTGCCTGCGTAGTCGATGACGAACTGATGGGCATTACGCACGTCATCAGAGGCCAGGAACACTTGATGAACACACCCGGCCACGTCGCAATGCAGGCCGCGTTCGGTTTTAAAACGCCGATGTATGCGCACCTGTCGGTCATTATCAGCGAGGGCGGCGGTAAAATGTCCAAACGCGAACAGGCAAAAGTTTTGAAAGCCGCTATAAAAAAGGCACAAGGCCTTGAAAAAGAAAAACTCGCAGAGGTCGGCAAAATCAGCGTTGATGAACTGAACGAATTTCTTTCAGGCGACGCAACGCCGGATACGCCTTCGATTGACGCAATGGCGGCATATCTGAAGGTTGAACTGCCGGAGATTAATATAATAGATTTCTGGAAAAGCGGGTTTTTGCCGGAAACGCTCGTAAACTTCATCGCGCTTTTAGGCTACAGCGCTCCGCTTGATAAGGAAATTTTAACGCTTCAGGAAATTATTGATAGTTTCGACCCGACGCGGTTTAACAAGACCAATTGCCTTTTTGACCGCAAGAAACTGCTGGCGTTCAATACCGAACATATCAAAATGCTTTCGGAAGATGCGTTGTTGGGCAGGTATAAGGATTTTCTGAAGATTGTGAATTCGCCGGCGGCAAAAGCCGATGATGCACTGCTCAAAAAAGTCTTAAAGGCCAGCCATGGTGCAAGAACGCTTGCGGAAATAGATAATAAGAGCAGGTTTTTGTTTATTGAGGACGACAAAATAGAGTATAATCAGCAGGACGTTGACAAGGTTCTGCTCAAAAACGGCGAAGGTCTGGCGATGCTTGGTCTTTTGAAAGAAAAGCTCCTGGCTCTCGGCACTATCAGTGAAGAGGCGATAGAGAATCTGCTTCGTGGTATTGCCGAGGAAAAGCAAATTGGCTTGGGCAAGGTAGCCCAGCCTTTAAGGGTTGCGATTTGCGGCACAACTATTTCGCTTCCAATATTTGAATCTATTGATATGTTGGGAATAGATGTTACAATTCGCAGAATGGAACGTGCTATAAATAAGTTTTCAAAATAATTGCAAGGGAGGCAAAATGAGTTTGCTAGTAACAGGATCGATAGGAATTGATACGGTAACCACGCCGATTGGCAAAAGCGAAAGCTGCATCGGCGGTTCAGCGGTTTATTTCTCAATGGCGGCAAGTTTCTTTTCACCGGTGCGTTTCGTCGGCGTTGTCGGCGATGATTGCCCGTTTGAATTGTCGAAAGTCTTCGCCGGCAGAGAGGTTGACCTTTCAGGCCTTGAAGTCAGAAGCGGCAGCAAAACGTTCAGATGGAAAGGTTCGTATCAGGGCGATATGAGTCAGGCTCTTACCGATGGAATGCAGCTTAATGTTCTTTCCGAGCACCCGCCGATTGTGCCGGAGCATTTCCGCGACAGCGAATATGTATTCCTTGCAAACACACATCCGTCTCTTCAGATGCAGCTTCTCGACCAGTTAAGGAAACCGAAATTTGTAGTTGCCGATACGATGAACTGCTGGATTGACAGTCATACCGATGAGTTGAAGAATCTTTTGAAACGGATTGATGCACTTATCCTGAACGACGGCGAGGCAAGGAGATTGACAAAGCTGGAAAATCTGCCGACTGCTGCCGAAGAACTTATCAAAATGGGGCCGAAACTCGTTATCATAAAGAAGGGCGCCAACGGTTCAATTTCATTGGATAAGGACGGCAACTGGTTTATGCTCGGCGGTTTCCCCGCGGCTGAACTTAAAGACCCGACAGGAGCGGGCGATTCGTTCGCCGGTGCCTTTATGGGTTATCTCGCCTCGGAGGGCAGAATAGACTGGCAGTTTATCAAAAGAGCGATTGCTTACGGTACTGTAACTGCATCGATTGTAATCGAAGGTTTCTCGCTGTCGACAATATCATCCGCAAGCAAATCGACTATCGATAAGAGACTTGACGAGTTAAAAGCGATGACGGAATTCTAAAGGATTGAAAATTGAAAAATGAAGATTGAAAATTTAATAAGGAAGGTATTCCAAAAATCTTCTATCTTCTATCTTCAATCTTCAATTTTGAGTTATGCGGACTTTTATTGCGGCTGATATTAGTAGTGAACTTCGCGGAAGGATTGAAAAGCTTCAGAGCGAACTAAGACGTTGCGTCAGGAATCAGGCCAGTGGCATTAAATGGGTCAAACCGCAGCTTATTCATCTTACTCTTAAATTCCTCGGCGAAGTTGATGATGGCCAAACAGAAGAAATCTGTCAGGCTGTCGAATTGGTTTGTACTGGCGTGAAAAGTTTCGAGCTTGAGTTTACGAAGCTCGGCAGTTTCGGTCGGCCGCCAAAGGTTATTTGGCTGGGGATGGAAAAACAGGTCGCCGGACTGCAAAAACTGGCCGTCGATTTGGAAACCGCGTTCGAGGAGCTGGGCTTTGAGAAGGAAGGGCGGGATTTTAGTCCGCACCTGACTTTAGCGCGATTAAATGACGGCAGGGGTGATAAAACTCTGGTGCAAATTATAGAAAGTTTTGGTAAAATTGATGCCCCGAAGGTCAAAATTGACGGCGTATGCTTTTTTAAAAGTCAGTTGACATCTGATGGTCCAATATATACGCTGTTGAAGAAAATAAATTTTGTATAAGGATATAAACGTAACAGACAGGAAGGAAACTTATGGCTAAAGCAGCTAAACCAAAGAAAATGGAAGAAAAAGAAGAAAAAAAGGAAAAAGTTGAGAAGCTCGACAAACAGCAGGACAAGCTCGAAAAGCAGCAGGAGAAACAACAGGCTGAAAAGAACAGCTCTCTTGAACGAACGATAGCACAAATAGAAAAACAATACGGCAGCGGCTCGATTATGCAGATGGACGAGAGCAAATACGCAAAAATTGAAGGCGTTTCGACCGGCTGTTCATCACTCGACATTGCACTGGGCGGCTGCGGCATTCCTCGCGGCAGAATAGTTGAATTTTTCGGCCCGGAATCCAGCGGTAAAACCACTCTCGCATTGCACGTTATCGCACAGGCACAAAAAGTTGGCGGCGTCGCGGCATTTATCGATGCAGAACACGCGCTCGATACCACATGGGCAAAACGAATCGGCGTTGATGTCAGCGGTTTGCTCGTCAGCCAGCCGGACACAGGTGAACAGGCACTCGACATTGCTGAAATGCTCGTGAAGTCGAACGCTGTTGATGTGATTGTTATTGACTCGGTTGCCGCTCTTACGCCCGCCGTTGAATTGGCCGGCGAGATGGGACAATCGCACGTTGGTTTACAGGCAAGACTGATGAGTCAGGCGATGCGAAAGCTTACCGGCGTAATCAGCAAAACAAAAACGATTTTGATTTTCATCAATCAGATAAGAATGAAGATTGGTGTAATGTTCGGCAATCCTGAAACAACGAGCGGCGGAAACGCATTGAAATTTTACTGTTCTGTAAGAGTTGATATTCGCAGATTATCGACAATTAAAGACGCGACAAACGCAATCGGTAACAGAGTTCGTGCCAGAGTTGTAAAAAATAAAATCGCTCCGCCATTCCGCGAAGCTGAATTCGATATTATGTTCGACAGCGGCATAAGCTACGAAGGCGATTTGATTGATTTGGGAACTACCTGCGGCGTTATCACCAAGAGCGGCGCATGGCTGCTTTACGGCGAAACAAAACTCGGCCAGGGCAGAGAAAACGCTAAGAAACTTTTAGCTGAAGATAAAAAACTTGCCAAGGAAATCAGTGAAAAGATTTTGACGGCAATCGGAGTAAAGGCAGCGAAATAAAATGTTGACAGCGGCACAAATTCGTAAATCGTTTATCGACTTCTTTGTCGAAAAGAATCATACTTTTGTTCAAAGTTGGCCGGTAGTGCCGATTGGCGATGATACGCTGCTGTTTACCAATGCCGGGATGAATCAGTTTAAGGATGTGTTCCTCGGCACAGGCTCGCGCGATTACAAACGCGCAGCTAATAGTCAGAAGTGTATCCGTGCCGGCGGCAAACATAACGATTTGGAAGATGTCGGCACCGATACTTATCATCATACGTTTTTCGAAATGCTCGGCAACTGGTCGTTCGGCGATTATTTTAAAGCCGAGGCGATTGAATGGGCGTGGGAGCTTTTGACGCAGCGATGGGGAATCGACCCAAGCAGACTTCACGCCACTTATTTTCAGGGCGACGCATCCGACGGCCTTGACGCCGATGATGAGGCGCGGGATTTCTGGCGAAGATTTCTGCCTGACGAGCGGATTCACAAAGGAAATAAAAAAGATAACTTCTGGGAAATGGGCGAAACCGGTCCTTGCGGTCCGTGCAGTGAAATTCATTATGACGGCACGCCGGACAAATCTGGCGCAGCTTTTATTAATAAAGATAATCCAAATGTAATTGAAATTTGGAATCTTGTTTTCATGCAGTTCAATCGCGACAGTACCGGCAAACTGTTGCCGCTTCCCGCAAAGCACGTCGATACCGGAATGGGTTTCGAAAGAATCACGCGCATTTTGCAGGGCAAAAATTCGAACTACGATACGGATTTGTTCACGCCGATTCTCAACGCCATCGGTATTTTGTGCAATCAGCAGTACGGCGGCACAATGGAAAAGAAAGACATCGCGTTTCGCGTAATCGCAGACCACCTGCGAACGCTCGTCTTTGCGATAACCGACGGCTGTATGCCGAGCAATGACGGCAGAGGGTATGTCCTTCGCAGAATTTTGCGACGAGCCGCGCGTTTCGGCAGAACGCTCGATATGCACGAGCCGTTTATTTACAGACTCGTTGACGTTGTCATAAATTTAATGGGGCACGCATTCGAGGAAATCAAACAAAAAGGCGAACTTGTAAAAACAGTTATCCGGTCTGAAGAAGAAAGTTTCGGCAGAACACTTGACAGGGGGCTGGAAATTTTCGCAGACGCTGCGGAAAAAGGAAAAGCCGCGGGCGTTATCAGCGGAGCAGATGCGTTTCAGCTTTACGATACTTTCGGCTTTCCGCTGGATTTAACGCAGCTTATGGCTCGTGAGCAGAATTTGAAAGTTGACACCGCAGGCTTTGAAAGGCTGATGGAAGAGCAAAGAGAACGTGCAAGAGCCGCGCAGAAACCGAGTGGTTTCACACAGGTCGTAACCGACCAGCAATTACCTGCGACAGATGATAGTGCAAAATATAATCACGAAACTCTGCGAACAAAAGTTATTGGTTTCGTAAATCAGTCGGGCTTTAGTGCAGATGGCGAAATGAAAGTTGGTACTGAATTGGCTGTTGTTCTTGACAAGACTTGTTTTTATGCCGAGTCGGGCGGGCAGGTCGGCGACAAAGGAATCATAAAATCTTCCGCAGGTCAGTTTGAAGTCCAAGCAACTGAAAAAATCGCGGATTGCATAGTACACAAAGGTAAACTGGCAACAGGCACAATGAAAGTCGGCGATGAAGTTGACGCGATTGTTGACGCCTCTCGTCAGCAGAGCAGGAAAAATCATACGGCAACTCATATCCTGCAATGGGCTTTGCAGCAGGTGATGGGCAATACCGTCGCGCAGCAGGGCAGTATGGTTTGTCCGGACTATCTGCGTTTCGATTTCACAACTCCGCGGGCGCTCAAGCCGGAGGAAGTGAAAGAAGTTGAAAGACTTGCCAACGAAAAAATCAGGCAGGCTTTACCGGTAACATCGGTTGTTATGCCGATTGACGAAGCGAAAAAAATTGGCGCGATGGCGCTGTTCAATGAAAAGTACGGCGACACTGTTCGCGTTATCGGCGTCGGCGCACCGGATGCGCATAATCTTTCGCAGGCGTTCAGCAGAGAATTCTGCGGCGGGACGCACATTGACAACACCGGCAAAATCGTCGGCCTGAAAATTATCAAAGAAGAAAGCATTTCCACTGGTGTGCGAAGAATTACCGCCCTGACGGGCAGCGGCCTTTTGGATTATTACGCGGAAAGAAGTGAAATAGTCGAACAGCTCAATCAGTTGCTCAAAGTAAAAGCGCAGGAACTTCCCGCGCGAGTGAATAAACTAATTGACGAAAATAAAAAACTTGGCAAACAGTTAAAAGCCTCACCGGTCGCAAACGGCACGAATTTTCTCGATAAAGCACGACAGCTTTTGGACAACGCTGAAAAAATCGGAAGCGTTACGGTAGTTGTAAGCAAAATTGAGCAGACGCCGATTGACCAGGTGCGCACGGCTATCGATATGATTAAACAAAAAGCAGGAACTGCTGTCGTTGTTTTCGGTATGGCCGAGGGCGAGGACAAAGTTACACTAATTGCCGGCGTTACAGATGACATTGCGGCAAAGGGCTTGAGAGCAGGCGATATAGTGAAAGAAATTGCTCCGATAGTTTCCGGTGCAGGCGGCGGCAGACCTCAAATGGCGCAGGCCGGCGGGAAAGACCCGTCGAAAATCGACGATGCGATGGCAAGAGCGATGGAAATTATCAAAGCGCATTTAAGAAAATAGCAACAAAGTTTTTTCGCGCGGGTTTATGATTCACTTTACTTGTGCAAAGTGTGGTAAGTCCTTTACCGCGACAAACGACTACGCGGGCAAAGCCGGCAAATGCACCAGATGCAAATCTGAAATATTCATCCCCGCAAACAAAGATGCTCCCCCGCCCGAACTGCAAAAACCCAAAAATTTGCCCAACGACCCGCAGCTTGTCGAAAATAATTATAACGATGAGTTCAAA
Above is a window of Planctomycetaceae bacterium DNA encoding:
- the gltX gene encoding glutamate--tRNA ligase; amino-acid sequence: MAITRFAPSPTGYLHIGGARTALFDLIWAKNTGGKYVLRIEDTDQSRNSPTAAKQVMDDLKWLGIIWDEGPDKEGAAGPYFQSQRLDIYRKYIQKLLDMGKAYYCFDTAEELEAMRKEASAKKLNFIYPRPKTFPNLADVEKAKSQGRNVVVRFCMPDEEVLVQDIVRGEVKFAGKDLSDFIILKSDGFPTYHLACVVDDELMGITHVIRGQEHLMNTPGHVAMQAAFGFKTPMYAHLSVIISEGGGKMSKREQAKVLKAAIKKAQGLEKEKLAEVGKISVDELNEFLSGDATPDTPSIDAMAAYLKVELPEINIIDFWKSGFLPETLVNFIALLGYSAPLDKEILTLQEIIDSFDPTRFNKTNCLFDRKKLLAFNTEHIKMLSEDALLGRYKDFLKIVNSPAAKADDALLKKVLKASHGARTLAEIDNKSRFLFIEDDKIEYNQQDVDKVLLKNGEGLAMLGLLKEKLLALGTISEEAIENLLRGIAEEKQIGLGKVAQPLRVAICGTTISLPIFESIDMLGIDVTIRRMERAINKFSK
- the recA gene encoding recombinase RecA, which translates into the protein MAKAAKPKKMEEKEEKKEKVEKLDKQQDKLEKQQEKQQAEKNSSLERTIAQIEKQYGSGSIMQMDESKYAKIEGVSTGCSSLDIALGGCGIPRGRIVEFFGPESSGKTTLALHVIAQAQKVGGVAAFIDAEHALDTTWAKRIGVDVSGLLVSQPDTGEQALDIAEMLVKSNAVDVIVIDSVAALTPAVELAGEMGQSHVGLQARLMSQAMRKLTGVISKTKTILIFINQIRMKIGVMFGNPETTSGGNALKFYCSVRVDIRRLSTIKDATNAIGNRVRARVVKNKIAPPFREAEFDIMFDSGISYEGDLIDLGTTCGVITKSGAWLLYGETKLGQGRENAKKLLAEDKKLAKEISEKILTAIGVKAAK
- a CDS encoding PfkB family carbohydrate kinase, with protein sequence MSLLVTGSIGIDTVTTPIGKSESCIGGSAVYFSMAASFFSPVRFVGVVGDDCPFELSKVFAGREVDLSGLEVRSGSKTFRWKGSYQGDMSQALTDGMQLNVLSEHPPIVPEHFRDSEYVFLANTHPSLQMQLLDQLRKPKFVVADTMNCWIDSHTDELKNLLKRIDALILNDGEARRLTKLENLPTAAEELIKMGPKLVIIKKGANGSISLDKDGNWFMLGGFPAAELKDPTGAGDSFAGAFMGYLASEGRIDWQFIKRAIAYGTVTASIVIEGFSLSTISSASKSTIDKRLDELKAMTEF
- the alaS gene encoding alanine--tRNA ligase, which translates into the protein MLTAAQIRKSFIDFFVEKNHTFVQSWPVVPIGDDTLLFTNAGMNQFKDVFLGTGSRDYKRAANSQKCIRAGGKHNDLEDVGTDTYHHTFFEMLGNWSFGDYFKAEAIEWAWELLTQRWGIDPSRLHATYFQGDASDGLDADDEARDFWRRFLPDERIHKGNKKDNFWEMGETGPCGPCSEIHYDGTPDKSGAAFINKDNPNVIEIWNLVFMQFNRDSTGKLLPLPAKHVDTGMGFERITRILQGKNSNYDTDLFTPILNAIGILCNQQYGGTMEKKDIAFRVIADHLRTLVFAITDGCMPSNDGRGYVLRRILRRAARFGRTLDMHEPFIYRLVDVVINLMGHAFEEIKQKGELVKTVIRSEEESFGRTLDRGLEIFADAAEKGKAAGVISGADAFQLYDTFGFPLDLTQLMAREQNLKVDTAGFERLMEEQRERARAAQKPSGFTQVVTDQQLPATDDSAKYNHETLRTKVIGFVNQSGFSADGEMKVGTELAVVLDKTCFYAESGGQVGDKGIIKSSAGQFEVQATEKIADCIVHKGKLATGTMKVGDEVDAIVDASRQQSRKNHTATHILQWALQQVMGNTVAQQGSMVCPDYLRFDFTTPRALKPEEVKEVERLANEKIRQALPVTSVVMPIDEAKKIGAMALFNEKYGDTVRVIGVGAPDAHNLSQAFSREFCGGTHIDNTGKIVGLKIIKEESISTGVRRITALTGSGLLDYYAERSEIVEQLNQLLKVKAQELPARVNKLIDENKKLGKQLKASPVANGTNFLDKARQLLDNAEKIGSVTVVVSKIEQTPIDQVRTAIDMIKQKAGTAVVVFGMAEGEDKVTLIAGVTDDIAAKGLRAGDIVKEIAPIVSGAGGGRPQMAQAGGKDPSKIDDAMARAMEIIKAHLRK
- the thpR gene encoding RNA 2',3'-cyclic phosphodiesterase produces the protein MRTFIAADISSELRGRIEKLQSELRRCVRNQASGIKWVKPQLIHLTLKFLGEVDDGQTEEICQAVELVCTGVKSFELEFTKLGSFGRPPKVIWLGMEKQVAGLQKLAVDLETAFEELGFEKEGRDFSPHLTLARLNDGRGDKTLVQIIESFGKIDAPKVKIDGVCFFKSQLTSDGPIYTLLKKINFV